One segment of Pleomorphomonas sp. PLEO DNA contains the following:
- the cpdR gene encoding cell cycle two-component system response regulator CpdR, producing MNRILLAEDDNDMRRFLAKALANAGYDVVSYDNGRSAYERLREEPFTLLLTDIVMPEMDGIELARRATELDPDLKIMFITGFAAVALNPDSQAPKDAKVLSKPFHLKDLVREVEKMLAAA from the coding sequence ATGAACCGTATTCTCCTGGCCGAAGACGACAACGACATGCGCCGTTTCCTGGCCAAGGCGCTCGCCAATGCCGGCTACGACGTCGTCTCCTACGACAATGGCCGGAGCGCCTACGAGCGACTGCGCGAAGAACCCTTCACGCTGCTCTTGACCGATATCGTCATGCCGGAAATGGACGGCATCGAGCTGGCTCGCCGGGCGACCGAACTCGATCCCGACCTCAAGATCATGTTCATCACCGGCTTTGCCGCCGTGGCTCTCAATCCCGACAGTCAGGCCCCCAAGGATGCAAAGGTGCTGTCCAAGCCCTTCCATCTCAAGGATCTCGTGCGCGAGGTGGAGAAGATGCTGGCGGCCGCCTGA